One genomic segment of Candidatus Polarisedimenticolaceae bacterium includes these proteins:
- a CDS encoding mechanosensitive ion channel domain-containing protein, whose protein sequence is MRRVVLAVALLAGTAPAWAQGTPPASPVWSPAANRAPAPEAVPGSPRAAVFDFIAAARRADFATAAKYLDLSRLPDAERKEPGAVLARHLKIVIDRNLWIDFDKISDAPEGDLDDGLPTNAEKIGAIPAQGGTVNLILRREDDGTGAQVWRFSSAVVAKIPELYDQFGYGWIGDHVPARLQSARFFNIEAWQWIGLIVLAIVAWIMGRLFASGLARLGLKLAKKTSTPIDDRLADTMRRPARWAASLIIVSVGVRFLDLSVHSESRFDRVLAALTFITFVLVVQAIVEAFVLTARTRLLGEGQTSSAGVLTVMNRIAKVLLACVALIGVLRALGFNVTTLLAGLGVGGIAVALAAQKTLENLFGGLALMADKPVKIGDSCNFGNKTGIVEDIGLRSTRIRTPDRTVISVPNGEFSNAQIENLSNRDRMRFYTKLKLRYETTPDQLRAVLIDLRRLLVGHPKTFQDSEVRLAGFGESALEIEMQCTVATALTKEFGAIREDLLLRAMDILETNGTGLAVPSQVVYLGRDRGVDAEAKGAAEEKVRALREQNKLPFPDFTPQEIAEIADKLDYPASGSSPR, encoded by the coding sequence GTGAGACGCGTCGTCCTGGCGGTCGCGCTCCTCGCCGGAACGGCTCCGGCGTGGGCCCAGGGCACCCCTCCGGCATCGCCGGTCTGGTCGCCGGCGGCCAACCGCGCACCGGCACCGGAGGCGGTCCCCGGCTCGCCACGCGCCGCCGTGTTCGACTTCATCGCGGCGGCGCGTCGCGCCGACTTCGCGACGGCGGCGAAATACCTCGATCTCAGCCGTCTCCCCGACGCCGAACGGAAGGAGCCGGGAGCGGTCCTCGCGCGTCATCTCAAGATCGTCATCGATCGCAATCTCTGGATCGATTTCGACAAGATCTCGGACGCCCCCGAGGGCGACCTCGACGACGGCCTACCGACGAACGCCGAGAAGATCGGCGCGATTCCCGCGCAAGGCGGCACCGTCAACCTGATCCTGAGACGCGAGGACGACGGCACCGGCGCACAGGTCTGGCGATTCTCATCCGCCGTCGTCGCGAAGATCCCGGAGCTCTACGACCAGTTCGGCTACGGCTGGATCGGCGACCACGTGCCCGCGCGCCTGCAATCGGCCCGCTTCTTCAACATCGAGGCGTGGCAGTGGATCGGGCTCATCGTCCTCGCGATCGTCGCCTGGATCATGGGACGCCTGTTCGCGTCCGGGCTCGCGCGCCTCGGCCTCAAGCTCGCGAAGAAGACGAGCACCCCGATCGACGACCGGCTCGCCGACACGATGCGCCGGCCCGCGCGCTGGGCCGCCTCGCTCATCATCGTCAGCGTCGGAGTCCGGTTCCTCGACCTCTCGGTCCACTCCGAGAGCCGGTTCGACCGCGTGCTCGCGGCGCTCACGTTCATCACGTTCGTCCTCGTCGTGCAGGCGATCGTCGAGGCGTTCGTCCTCACCGCGCGGACGCGCCTCCTCGGCGAGGGCCAGACCTCGAGCGCCGGCGTCCTCACGGTCATGAACCGGATCGCGAAGGTTCTCCTCGCGTGCGTCGCGCTCATCGGCGTCCTGAGGGCGCTCGGCTTCAACGTCACGACCCTGCTCGCCGGCCTCGGCGTCGGCGGCATCGCGGTGGCGCTCGCCGCGCAGAAGACGCTCGAGAACCTCTTCGGCGGCCTGGCGCTCATGGCGGACAAGCCGGTCAAGATCGGCGACAGCTGCAACTTCGGCAACAAGACCGGCATCGTCGAGGACATCGGCCTCCGCTCGACGCGCATCCGCACGCCCGACCGCACGGTGATCTCCGTGCCGAACGGCGAATTCTCGAACGCGCAGATCGAGAACCTCTCGAACCGCGACCGGATGCGGTTCTACACGAAGCTCAAGCTCCGCTACGAGACGACGCCCGATCAGCTCCGCGCCGTCCTGATCGACCTGCGCCGGCTGCTCGTCGGCCACCCGAAGACGTTCCAGGATTCCGAGGTCCGGCTCGCCGGCTTCGGCGAGAGCGCGCTCGAGATCGAGATGCAGTGCACGGTGGCGACGGCGCTGACGAAGGAGTTCGGCGCCATCCGAGAGGACCTCCTCCTCCGTGCCATGGACATCCTCGAGACGAACGGGACCGGACTCGCCGTTCCGTCACAGGTCGTTTACCTCGGCCGCGACCGCGGCGTCGACGCCGAGGCCAAGGGCGCCGCCGAGGAGAAGGTCCGGGCGCTGCGCGAGCAGAACAAGCTCCCCTTCCCCGACTTCACGCCCCAGGAGATCGCCGAGATCGCGGACAAGCTCGATTACCCGGCCAGCGGCTCGTCGCCCCGATGA
- a CDS encoding pseudouridine synthase — protein MPTLKTLDRILSQLGVGSRTEARRWIAEGRVKVGGRVVRDPDTWLDPMRAKIALDGRPLVRAERIHLLLYKPKGYVTTYRDPQGRKTVYDLLPPDSGYLFPVGRLDLETSGLLVMTNDAPLAERLTNPEHEVPKTYLVKASRQLSDEELEKLAQGVELKDGPTRAAVVTRLRNPGGRTVFEITLKEGRNRQVRRMVEALDAKVLKLVRIAIGDLRIGDLPIGKTRPLTADEVRRLSRPG, from the coding sequence ATGCCCACGCTCAAGACACTCGACAGGATCCTGTCGCAGTTGGGCGTGGGATCGCGCACCGAGGCCCGCCGGTGGATCGCGGAGGGACGCGTCAAGGTCGGAGGGCGCGTCGTGCGCGACCCCGACACCTGGCTCGACCCGATGCGGGCGAAGATCGCGCTCGACGGCCGGCCGCTCGTGCGCGCCGAGCGCATCCACCTCCTCCTGTACAAGCCGAAGGGCTACGTCACGACGTACCGCGACCCGCAAGGCCGCAAGACGGTCTACGACCTGCTCCCGCCGGACAGCGGTTACCTCTTCCCGGTCGGCCGGCTCGACCTCGAGACGAGCGGCCTCCTCGTCATGACGAACGACGCGCCCCTCGCCGAACGACTGACGAACCCCGAGCACGAGGTCCCGAAGACCTACCTCGTCAAGGCGTCGCGGCAGCTCTCGGACGAAGAGCTCGAGAAGCTCGCGCAAGGCGTGGAGCTGAAGGACGGTCCGACGCGTGCCGCAGTGGTCACGCGCCTCCGGAACCCGGGCGGGCGCACGGTCTTCGAAATCACGCTGAAAGAGGGACGGAACCGTCAGGTCCGGCGGATGGTCGAGGCGCTCGATGCGAAGGTCTTGAAGCTCGTGCGGATCGCGATTGGGGACCTGAGGATCGGCGATCTTCCGATCGGAAAGACGCGCCCTCTGACGGCGGACGAGGTGCGGCGGCTCTCGCGCCCCGGTTAG
- a CDS encoding DUF748 domain-containing protein — protein MPLWKKLVLGAAALVAAFALLGFFVAPPLVKARLLREMSKRLNREVSVGKVSVNPFELSMVIHDLKILDKDGKPFASWDRAEFNYRFTSLLSHDYVFDALTFEAPYARFVINEDGSLNIDDLLRIFRATPSTEQAGPPSAWRFETVRVTGARIGFTDRQRSPVFETTVGPFELHLDRFSTKTNSEAPYGFEGKTESGESFSWHGQITSNPLRSSGELTLSGIKLPKYRPYYETGRPFRVLEGTIALKAAYNAVWTDTEHVLRVHGADLSLTDALIGRPEVAEPDITVKSLTIEGADADLLTHAAKIDAITLDGGHILIENDPAHGGVNLHQMIRPYLETPVAPTPGPPGPPVPFSLGTLTVKNVTVDAADLTPARPFKVQGHDVALTVKGLDNKPGTLCPTTLSAKFGDAGTVDVTGTFASDFHHGDLDVEVKDVAIAPTDSYIDPVARVRLASGTVGAKGHVAFDRPDVGDMHFAYKGDLRVYDVAVTGAENGQPLFKMAGLKIAPAEVHLNPTSAKIGEISVRGPRLAVGILPDKTIDLMKVLVTADETAPGKAVATEAPKPLPPVTIDTLRLDDGSIRIDDRSLEPNVAMTLTKVAGTVKGISTQELARANVDIAALWDGVAPVKMQGQINPIARKDFTDLKMTVGGVDLVAFSPYSGKYVGYGIGKGKMAADLSYKIAERKFTSENVFTIDQFELGPKVESPDAMHLPMKLAVAVLRDKNGQIVLDVPAEGSVDDPEFRYGKVIMRAVVNVLTKVVTSPFRLLAGAFGGGKTENIEFQVFEPGSADLADSEKQKLGIVAKSMAERPELSVSIDGDADPAADAGALAKARVASLVRMAKWKATGGASADDVTVAADEYPRWLQAAYDAAVPPPSAPPAVPATVDEMESKLAATKPVTADDLRALAAERGKAVRDYLVETGQVDATRLFLSDETKPDRPPASRVWLDLK, from the coding sequence ATGCCGCTCTGGAAGAAGCTCGTCCTCGGGGCTGCGGCCCTCGTCGCGGCGTTCGCCCTCCTGGGTTTCTTCGTGGCGCCGCCGCTCGTGAAGGCCCGCCTCCTCCGGGAGATGTCGAAGCGCCTGAACCGCGAGGTCTCGGTCGGGAAGGTCTCCGTCAACCCGTTCGAGCTGTCGATGGTCATCCACGACCTCAAGATCCTGGACAAGGACGGGAAGCCCTTCGCGTCGTGGGATCGCGCGGAGTTCAACTACCGCTTCACCTCGCTCCTCTCGCACGACTACGTCTTCGACGCGCTCACCTTCGAGGCGCCGTACGCGCGTTTCGTCATCAACGAAGACGGGTCGCTCAACATCGACGACCTCCTCCGCATCTTCCGGGCGACGCCCTCGACGGAGCAAGCCGGCCCGCCGTCGGCTTGGCGCTTCGAGACCGTGCGCGTGACCGGCGCGCGCATCGGCTTCACCGACCGCCAGCGCTCGCCGGTCTTCGAGACGACCGTCGGGCCGTTCGAGCTCCACCTCGACCGGTTCAGCACGAAGACGAACAGCGAGGCGCCGTACGGGTTCGAAGGGAAGACCGAGTCGGGTGAATCCTTCTCTTGGCACGGGCAGATCACGAGCAATCCGCTCCGCTCGAGCGGGGAGCTGACGCTCTCGGGGATCAAGCTCCCGAAGTACCGGCCGTACTATGAGACGGGGCGGCCGTTCCGCGTCCTCGAGGGCACGATCGCGCTCAAGGCGGCCTACAACGCGGTGTGGACCGACACGGAGCACGTTCTCCGAGTGCACGGCGCGGATCTCTCGCTCACCGACGCGCTCATCGGCCGCCCGGAGGTGGCCGAGCCGGACATCACGGTGAAGTCGCTCACGATCGAAGGAGCGGACGCCGATCTGCTCACGCATGCCGCGAAGATCGACGCGATCACGCTCGACGGCGGGCACATCCTGATCGAGAACGATCCGGCGCACGGCGGTGTGAACCTCCATCAGATGATCCGGCCGTATCTCGAGACTCCGGTGGCGCCGACACCGGGGCCTCCCGGGCCACCGGTGCCGTTCTCGCTCGGCACGCTGACGGTCAAGAACGTCACCGTCGACGCGGCCGACCTGACGCCGGCGCGTCCGTTCAAGGTCCAGGGCCACGACGTCGCGCTCACGGTGAAAGGGCTCGACAACAAGCCCGGCACCCTGTGCCCGACGACGCTTTCGGCCAAGTTCGGCGACGCGGGAACCGTCGACGTCACGGGGACCTTCGCTTCCGATTTCCATCACGGAGACCTCGACGTCGAGGTGAAGGACGTCGCGATCGCCCCGACAGATTCGTACATCGACCCTGTCGCCCGGGTGCGCCTGGCGAGCGGGACCGTGGGAGCGAAGGGCCACGTCGCCTTCGACCGGCCCGACGTCGGCGACATGCACTTCGCCTACAAAGGCGATCTGCGAGTCTACGACGTGGCAGTGACCGGCGCCGAAAACGGCCAGCCCCTTTTCAAGATGGCCGGGCTGAAGATCGCGCCCGCCGAGGTTCATCTCAACCCCACGAGCGCGAAGATCGGCGAGATCAGCGTACGGGGGCCGCGTCTCGCCGTCGGCATCCTCCCGGACAAGACGATCGACTTGATGAAGGTCCTCGTCACGGCGGATGAGACCGCGCCCGGGAAGGCGGTGGCGACGGAAGCACCGAAACCGCTGCCGCCGGTCACGATCGACACGCTGCGCCTCGACGACGGGTCGATCCGCATCGACGACCGCTCGCTCGAGCCGAACGTCGCGATGACGCTGACGAAGGTCGCGGGGACCGTCAAGGGGATCTCGACGCAAGAGCTGGCCCGCGCGAACGTCGACATCGCGGCGCTGTGGGACGGCGTGGCGCCCGTCAAGATGCAGGGGCAGATCAATCCGATCGCGCGGAAGGACTTCACCGACCTCAAGATGACGGTCGGGGGCGTCGATCTCGTCGCCTTCTCCCCCTACAGCGGCAAGTACGTCGGTTACGGCATCGGCAAGGGCAAGATGGCGGCGGACCTTTCTTACAAGATCGCCGAGCGGAAGTTCACCTCCGAGAACGTCTTCACGATCGACCAGTTCGAGCTTGGGCCGAAGGTCGAGTCCCCCGACGCGATGCATCTCCCGATGAAGCTCGCCGTCGCCGTGCTGCGCGACAAGAACGGCCAGATCGTGCTCGACGTCCCCGCCGAGGGAAGCGTCGACGATCCGGAGTTCCGCTACGGCAAGGTCATCATGCGCGCGGTCGTGAACGTCCTCACGAAGGTCGTCACGTCGCCGTTCCGCCTTCTCGCGGGCGCGTTCGGCGGCGGCAAGACCGAGAACATCGAGTTCCAGGTGTTCGAGCCCGGAAGCGCGGACCTGGCCGACAGCGAGAAGCAGAAGCTCGGGATCGTCGCGAAGTCGATGGCCGAGCGCCCCGAGCTGTCCGTCTCGATCGACGGCGACGCCGACCCCGCCGCCGACGCCGGCGCGCTCGCGAAGGCGCGCGTCGCCTCGCTCGTGCGGATGGCGAAATGGAAGGCGACGGGAGGTGCTTCGGCCGACGACGTCACCGTCGCCGCCGACGAGTACCCGCGCTGGCTCCAGGCGGCCTACGACGCCGCCGTCCCGCCGCCGTCGGCGCCACCGGCCGTGCCGGCGACCGTGGATGAGATGGAGTCCAAGCTGGCGGCGACGAAACCGGTCACCGCGGACGACCTTCGCGCGCTCGCCGCCGAGCGCGGCAAAGCCGTCCGCGACTACCTCGTCGAGACCGGCCAAGTCGACGCCACCCGTCTCTTCCTGAGCGACGAGACGAAGCCGGATCGCCCGCCCGCCTCGCGCGTCTGGCTCGACCTCAAGTAA
- a CDS encoding GNAT family N-acetyltransferase: MALSWIHEDTPRWDRGKADVVGRAEPGVFEWSPPPEGGLVPGEWFRVESDGTVAGYGWMDCSWGDAEVSLAVNPDFRGRGVGGFILDHLDREAAARGVNYLYNTVGKAHPDAGRVTAWLQQSGFAPSGDGLLKRRVRPR; the protein is encoded by the coding sequence ATGGCCCTGTCTTGGATCCACGAGGACACGCCCCGCTGGGATCGCGGAAAGGCCGACGTCGTGGGTCGCGCGGAGCCCGGTGTCTTCGAGTGGTCGCCGCCGCCGGAGGGGGGCCTCGTGCCCGGCGAGTGGTTCCGCGTCGAGTCGGATGGGACGGTCGCCGGGTATGGCTGGATGGATTGCTCGTGGGGCGACGCGGAGGTCTCGCTGGCCGTGAATCCCGATTTCCGGGGCCGCGGCGTCGGCGGGTTCATCCTCGACCATCTCGATCGGGAAGCCGCGGCTCGCGGCGTGAACTACCTCTACAACACGGTCGGCAAGGCGCATCCCGACGCCGGCCGCGTGACGGCGTGGCTGCAGCAGTCCGGATTCGCCCCCAGCGGCGACGGGCTCCTCAAGCGGCGGGTCCGCCCCAGGTGA
- a CDS encoding thrombospondin type 3 repeat-containing protein, with amino-acid sequence MANANQANQDGDAFGDACDPCPLDPLNDVDGDGVCGNVDNCPTVANANQANQDGDAFGDACDPCPLDPLNDADGDGICGNVDNCPTVANANQANQDGDAFGDACDACPADPLNDVDGDGICGNVDNCPTVANANQADLDGDQVGDACDNCKKVANPGQQDSNGNGVGDACVTALADAWTTGLTHAAGAGADRLLVFMVGYENAADVPVSAVTFGGQALTRIDGVVTGTTTVARIELWYLKESGIAAATGTTFTVTWGGTAPTEPSYAAVVLKNVDQTAPIGASSVNQTPAATPNPLPTSVAVTADGMAIAAAMSGNPGSFTWNNGWTEGTDQSLSSSNSTTAQHAETASGTDTASATHSSQNRQVIVGAAVSVAH; translated from the coding sequence GTGGCGAACGCGAACCAGGCGAATCAGGACGGCGATGCCTTCGGCGACGCGTGCGATCCCTGTCCGCTCGATCCTCTGAACGACGTCGACGGCGACGGGGTCTGCGGCAACGTCGACAACTGCCCGACGGTGGCGAACGCGAACCAGGCGAATCAGGACGGCGATGCCTTCGGCGACGCCTGCGATCCCTGTCCGCTCGATCCTCTGAACGACGCCGACGGCGACGGGATCTGCGGCAACGTCGACAACTGCCCGACGGTGGCGAACGCGAACCAGGCGAATCAGGACGGGGACGCGTTCGGCGACGCGTGCGACGCGTGCCCGGCAGATCCTCTGAACGACGTCGATGGCGACGGGATCTGCGGCAACGTCGACAACTGCCCGACGGTCGCGAACGCGAACCAGGCCGATCTGGACGGCGACCAGGTCGGCGACGCCTGCGACAACTGCAAGAAGGTCGCGAACCCCGGACAGCAGGATTCGAACGGCAACGGTGTCGGCGACGCGTGCGTCACGGCGCTCGCCGACGCCTGGACGACCGGCTTGACGCACGCGGCGGGGGCGGGCGCCGATCGCCTCCTCGTCTTCATGGTCGGCTATGAGAACGCCGCCGACGTTCCCGTGAGCGCGGTCACCTTCGGCGGCCAGGCGCTCACGAGGATCGACGGCGTCGTCACCGGGACGACGACGGTCGCGCGGATCGAGCTCTGGTACCTCAAGGAGAGCGGGATCGCCGCCGCGACGGGGACCACCTTCACCGTCACCTGGGGCGGGACGGCGCCGACGGAGCCCAGCTACGCGGCGGTCGTCCTCAAGAACGTCGACCAGACCGCGCCGATCGGGGCGAGCAGCGTCAACCAGACTCCCGCGGCGACCCCGAACCCGCTGCCGACCTCCGTCGCGGTGACCGCCGACGGGATGGCGATTGCCGCGGCGATGAGCGGCAACCCGGGATCGTTCACCTGGAACAACGGCTGGACCGAGGGGACCGACCAGAGCCTCTCGTCGAGCAACAGCACGACCGCCCAGCACGCGGAAACCGCCAGCGGGACCGACACGGCGAGCGCGACGCACTCGAGCCAGAACCGGCAAGTCATCGTGGGGGCGGCGGTTTCCGTCGCGCACTGA